A genomic window from Methanocaldococcus fervens AG86 includes:
- a CDS encoding helix-turn-helix domain-containing protein codes for MIEINKIVSWKEIEKIKEMAKKDVIIVRMPKSVYNHKKMKYKIEALKEIPTIVINVEEKQRGRKKKIQNDILEKAIELINNNYSIRETANELGIPKSTLWLYIKDIAKNAKMRLFKKLVLEYKEQLIKKGLYNGTIDMLFAELEMHLKLNDLEKAKNILTEIIMYVNDDLDEDEDDEEEY; via the coding sequence ATGATTGAAATAAACAAAATAGTGAGCTGGAAAGAAATTGAGAAAATAAAAGAAATGGCTAAAAAAGATGTTATTATTGTTAGAATGCCAAAAAGTGTATATAACCACAAAAAGATGAAGTATAAGATAGAGGCATTAAAAGAAATCCCAACAATTGTAATAAATGTAGAAGAAAAGCAGAGAGGGAGAAAGAAAAAAATTCAAAATGACATTTTAGAAAAAGCTATTGAGCTAATTAATAACAATTACTCAATTAGGGAAACTGCTAACGAATTAGGCATTCCAAAATCCACACTTTGGCTGTATATCAAAGACATAGCAAAGAATGCAAAAATGAGACTATTTAAAAAACTGGTCTTGGAATACAAAGAGCAACTTATTAAAAAAGGCCTATACAATGGCACCATAGACATGTTATTTGCAGAACTGGAAATGCATCTAAAACTAAATGACTTAGAAAAAGCAAAAAATATCTTAACAGAGATAATAATGTATGTAAATGATGATTTAGATGAAGATGAAGATGATGAAGAAGAATATTAA
- a CDS encoding tyrosine-type recombinase/integrase: MKAKWDKELDYEETKKELLNRLNYYRNKKPLYQKDKIAYTYILTGLLQLRNGCRIGEAVEGLIKIIQTNKREVKVRVEKRKDDAKRLIVLPDEITIEDLENIKEVVEEWEGKNLRRIANNMSKWFITNLGINTHSLRYAYISYLGKQNVPAQLIACITGHATLDMVLRYTQVRTAEEILKKWG; encoded by the coding sequence ATGAAGGCTAAGTGGGACAAAGAACTTGACTATGAAGAAACCAAAAAAGAGCTATTAAACCGACTAAACTACTATAGAAACAAAAAGCCATTATATCAAAAAGATAAAATTGCTTATACCTACATTTTGACAGGACTCCTCCAACTTAGGAACGGTTGTAGAATAGGAGAAGCAGTTGAAGGGTTAATAAAAATAATACAAACTAATAAGAGAGAAGTTAAAGTTAGAGTTGAAAAAAGGAAAGACGACGCTAAAAGATTAATTGTTTTACCAGATGAAATTACAATTGAAGATTTAGAGAATATTAAAGAAGTTGTTGAAGAGTGGGAAGGCAAAAACTTAAGGAGAATAGCCAACAATATGTCTAAATGGTTTATAACCAATTTAGGAATCAACACGCACTCACTTAGATATGCATACATTTCATATTTAGGAAAACAAAATGTTCCAGCCCAATTAATTGCATGCATAACAGGTCATGCAACATTGGACATGGTCCTAAGATACACCCAAGTAAGGACCGCAGAAGAAATATTAAAAAAGTGGGGCTGA